The proteins below come from a single Aegilops tauschii subsp. strangulata cultivar AL8/78 chromosome 6, Aet v6.0, whole genome shotgun sequence genomic window:
- the LOC109779031 gene encoding uncharacterized protein → MATIWEKVGKVLDGFGLLEKLLHEKPAEDALRNEFGHLRLQFHTEDKGDAGVIFTTFTRTDGTVRILSNLNGYWKRGSDSDDWVSVAHIKDPLRDNDPHTLFEVVTGDGFIALRNLGNKKFCKRLSADGESDCLSASDENISQCARLMVEEPVDKCEIYDEKYHLEEARIYNKQIINVATDYSTNDTNKEMKAKFSFVKKIEVASKWETSASSKQGTDAKISFGTGGEKPPIIVGGEVTFSYESSSSHAKGTSETNTEETTVTQEYDIPSKTTIAAKLIGMRACCDVPYSYKKRVRLTTGKEVTSTHHDGIYTVANNYNFGIVFTDNKEEVEKLQARYFSTRP, encoded by the coding sequence ATGGCAACCATCTGGGAAAAAGTTGGGAAGGTTCTGGATGGATTTGGCCTGCTGGAAAAGCTCTTACATGAGAAACCTGCCGAAGATGCATTGAGAAATGAGTTCGGACATCTACGTCTGCAATTTCACACAGAAGACAAGGGAGATGCAGGTGTGATTTTCACTACTTTTACCCGTACTGATGGGACCGTCCGCATATTATCCAACCTGAATGGGTATTGGAAGCGCGGCTCGGACTCAGATGATTGGGTTTCAGTTGCGCACATAAAAGACCCCCTCCGCGACAACGACCCTCACACATTATTTGAGGTGGTCACCGGGGATGGCTTCATTGCACTCCGGAATCTGGGCAACAAGAAATTCTGCAAAAGGTTAAGCGCAGACGGGGAGTCAGATTGCCTCAGTGCTTCCGACGAGAACATATCTCAATGTGCAAGGTTGATGGTGGAAGAGCCGGTTGATAAATGTGAGATCTATGATGAAAAGTACCACCTGGAGGAAGCAAGGATTTACAACAAGCAGATTATAAACGTGGCCACTGATTACAGCACCAACGACACAAACAAAGAGATGAAAGCCAAGTTTTCCTTCGTCAAGAAAATTGAAGTGGCCAGCAAGTGGGAAACCAGCGCTTCATCCAAGCAAGGAACCGATGCCAAGATAAGCTTCGGCACCGGCGGGGAGAAACCACCGATAATTGTAGGTGGAGAAGTTACATTCTCCTATGAGTCCTCTTCATCACATGCCAAGGGAACATCAGAAACCAACACGGAGGAGACAACGGTCACGCAGGAGTATGATATCCCTTCGAAGACTACAATCGCAGCAAAGCTGATTGGAATGCGAGCTTGCTGTGACGTGCCCTATTCATACAAGAAGAGGGTACGCCTGACCACCGGAAAAGAAGTTACCAGCACCCACCATGATGGCATCTATACCGTGGCCAACAACTATAACTTCGGCATCGTCTTCACTGATAACAAAGAAGAGGTCGAGAAGTTACAGGCTCGGTACTTTTCAACCCGGCCTTAA